One Bombina bombina isolate aBomBom1 chromosome 5, aBomBom1.pri, whole genome shotgun sequence DNA segment encodes these proteins:
- the LOC128659709 gene encoding gastrula zinc finger protein XlCGF8.2DB, which translates to MESHVSDNVLDTTHQHQGTANFRLITNGSNTRRSRAEYQTMDISQQTIQDKDQLMELGQHTTYVEIKREEMDHPISDQIVVTEGKPSTFIESSENVLINGTPQLKQMTEEEEKPFMCTECKKTFARKSSLVQHQKLHTGEDLPTCKECGKVFTQNYSLKYHERIHKGEKPFTCKECGKAFTLKRTLTIHERIHTGEKPYWCPECGKRFARKPGLLSHQRVHYVDLSKVEFYKMTFICVECGDTFPKKNQLQCHLRSHKVVKPFSCDVCGKSFSKKNNLDSHIRIHTGEKPFSCTQCGKSFTQEIGLVYHERSHTGEKPYTCTQCGKSFSQKSNLSTHMKGSH; encoded by the coding sequence ATAATGTCTTGGATACTACACATCAACACCAGGGAACAGCAAACTTTAGATTAATAACAAATGGCTCAAATACAAGAAGATCTAGAGCTGAATATCAAACTATGGATATCTCCCAGCAGACAATTCAAGATAAGGATCAACTGATGGAACTTGGGCAACACACAACATACGTAGAGATCAAACGAGAAGAAATGGATCACCCAATATCTGACCAAATAGTTGTCACAGAGGGTAAACCTTCTACGTTTATTGAGAGTTCAGAAAATGTTCTAATAAATGGAACCCCTCAACTCAAGCAAATGACTGAAGAAGAGGAAAAGCCTTTTATGTGTACCGAATGTAAAAAAACCTTTGCACGTAAATCATCTCTTGTACAACACCAAAAGCTTCATACAGGAGAGGATCTACCCACCTGCAAAGAGTGTGGGAAAGTTTTTACACAAAATTATAGtttgaaatatcatgaaaggatccACAAAGGTGAGAAGCCTTTCACATGCAAAGAGTGTGGGAAAGCATTTACGCTAAAACGCACTCTCACAATTCATGAACGTATTCACACCGGTGAGAAACCATATTGGTGCCCAGAGTGTGGGAAGCGGTTTGCACGAAAGCCAGGTCTTCTAAGTCACCAAAGAGTTCATTATGTGGATCTTAGTAAAGTTGAGTTTTATAAAATGACCTTCATATGTGTAGAATGTGGCGATACATTTCCCAAAAAAAATCAACTACAGTGCCATTTGCGGAGTCACAAAGTTGTAAAACCATTTAGTTGTGATGTGTGTGGGAAAagtttttcaaaaaagaataattTGGATTCTCATATACGAATTCACACGGGAGAAAAGCCATTCAGTTGTACACAGTGTGGGAAAAGCTTTACGCAAGAGATTGGTCTTGTTTATCATGAgaggagtcacacaggggagaaaccttacACATGTACACAGTGTGGGAAAAGCTTTTCACAAAAGAGTAATCTCAGTACTCACATGAAGGGTTCACACTGA